In Aedes albopictus strain Foshan chromosome 3, AalbF5, whole genome shotgun sequence, the following are encoded in one genomic region:
- the LOC134289742 gene encoding putative ankyrin repeat protein RF_0381, whose translation MIEENWDNSELQMDAIDQICHKNPFIMYYACSDGFELILQELLNHHEAKQLFENRELDEKATLLHAAVQSKKENILKLVLCDHQFGDCTYHGASNNKMETYEFEVDINTPDSRGALPIHYAVSDGNTDFVKMIAEHGAIKCINAQDRHGNTPLHYAAKNGDVEMMKQLIYIYLADQQIANEDGHTLIHLAATRGIVEVEQMLEDGYAADVNTQDNDGNTPLLLAAKNREWEMVKKLIDKDSKYSADYKIANEDGQTLIHLAAEAGNMEMVQILIDDYAADVNAQDNDGNTPLLLAAFNREWEMVKMMIDKDYKYSADFKIANEDGQTLIHFAAKGGNMELVQMLMDDYAADVNAQDNDGNTPLHFAASEGHYEMVKMLIADHRANFYTANIYGQTPAHVAAMDYHWDVVKMLLVDFSLDVNNPDENGQTLLHLAAELNYLETVKMLVNDYSADINYLDNRGRTPSEVAASCGNIEVVDELTKGKV comes from the coding sequence ATGATTGAGGAAAATTGGGATAACAGTGAATTGCAAATGGACGCAATTGACCAAATTTGCCACAAAAACCCTTTTATAATGTATTATGCCTGTTCTGATGGTTTCGAATTAATTTTACAAGAGCTCCTAAATCACCATGAGGCTAAACAACTGTTTGAAAATAGAGAGCTAGACGAAAAAGCTACACTTCTGCATGCTGCTGTTCAATCCAAGAAAGAAAACATTCTAAAGTTAGTTCTCTGTGACCACCAATTTGGAGATTGTACTTACCATGGAGCAAGCAATAACAAAATGGAAACATACGAATTTGAAGTAGATATAAATACTCCAGATTCACGAGGAGCTTTACCAATTCATTACGCTGTATCTGATGGGAACACAGATTTTGTGAAGATGATTGCAGAACATGGTGCTATCAAATGTATCAATGCTCAAGACAGGCATGGAAACACTCCTCTACATTATGCAGCCAAAAATGGTGATGTGGAAATGATGAAGCAGTTAATTTATATATATTTAGCTGACCAACAAATTGCCAATGAAGACGGACACACTCTTATTCATTTGGCGGCCACAAGAGGTATAGTGGAAGTTGAACAGATGCTGGAAGATGGCTATGCAGCTGATGTCAATACGCAAGACAACGATGGAAATACTCCTCTCCTTCTTGCTGCCAAAAATCGTGAATGGGAGATGGTCAAGAAGCTGATTGACAAAGATTCCAAATATTCTGCAGACTACAAAATTGCTAATGAAGATGGACAAACTCTTATTCATTTGGCAGCCGAAGCAGGTAATATGGAAATGGTACAGATACTTATAGATGACTATGCGGCTGATGTCAATGCGCAAGACAACGATGGAAATACTCCTCTCCTTCTTGCTGCCTTTAATCGTGAGTGGGAGATGGTCAAGATGATGATTGACAAAGATTACAAATATTCTGCAGACTTCAAAATTGCCAATGAAGACGGACAAACTCTTATTCATTTTGCGGCCAAAGGAGGTAATATGGAACTTGTACAAATGCTTATGGATGACTATGCTGCTGATGTCAATGCGCAAGACAACGATGGAAATACTCCTCTTCATTTTGCCGCCTCTGAAGGTCACTATGAAATGGTCAAGATGTTAATTGCTGACCATCGCGCAAACTTTTATACAGCTAACATTTACGGCCAAACTCCTGCTCACGTAGCAGCCATGGACTACCATTGGGATGTTGTAAAGATGCTCCTCGTTGATTTTTCATTAGATGTCAACAATCCAGATGAGAACGGACAGACTCTTCTGCATTTGGCAGCTGAACTTAACTATTTGGAAACTGTGAAAATGCTTGTAAATGACTACTCGGCGGATATCAATTACCTTGACAATAGAGGACGAACCCCCTCTGAGGTGGCTGCTAGCTGTGGTAACATAGAAGTTGTAGACGAGCTGACCAAAGGAAAGGTATAG